Proteins co-encoded in one Coregonus clupeaformis isolate EN_2021a chromosome 17, ASM2061545v1, whole genome shotgun sequence genomic window:
- the LOC121586630 gene encoding uncharacterized protein LOC121586630: MDTMLYSTPTEPDEDQEHTHQHGEPTHFEQAPASWLNVPQVYLLPDTPAAKRVVGPSHLSKYLRVKGLHNTEPIIGLGSVLECRGISQATFFMCVSCADTLSSTHICEHIISVQHQKRYMFSQYSPMRCDWLREQQQPPSPHLLRKVAWALSQLEVELDAQVMLLDQKWYNLVQSAPFYEAMYMLQEQNQNALRLHPATRHQLCSPVGPDPETEQGFDQNHRVMDKLTMDQIEPHHPLQTADTVAGKLTGDQLESGQSIQTADRRPDNQNSDQPQLSQSSERTEMVPEPIRAKTPHHSEPIKSQTPQNTEPIRAWLPQNSSEPHLDQDDTVIIKQEPVDPEVEPQPQPQTQPEVDALKGVCEVEYQGTVLGHSQEVTRIGGATENSLHPTKNLRDNVNNSLPLVGLSAVIECCSEGQVPFYLCVSCGSQIEKALLFSHVLKYRHRQKYLTMRYPWYFLGVVQARGLAEQSRLMQLAKEVEEQNHDEPGRLQEVILAPADFNEIKQMLFDKGE, translated from the exons ATGGACACAATGCTGTACAGTACTCCAACAGAACCGGACGAAGACCAAGAACACACACATCAGCACGGTGAACCCACACACTTCGAGCAGGCCCCAGCAAGCTGGCTCAATGTTCCACAGGTGTATCTGCTGCCGGACACACCCGCAG CAAAGAGGGTTGTCGGCCCCAGCCACCTGTCCAAGTACCTGAGAGTGAAGGGCCTTCACAACACAGAACCGATCATAG GTCTGGGCAGTGTGTTGGAGTGTAGAGGTATATCCCAGGCTACGTTTTTCATGTGTGTGAGCTGTGCTGACACTCTCTCCAGTACACACATCTGTGAACACATCATCAGCGTGCAACACCAGAAGCGCTACATG TTTTCCCAGTACAGTCCTATGCGCTGTGATTGGTTGAGGGAGCAGCAGCAGCCTCCGAGTCCACACCTCCTCAGGAAGGTCGCTTGGGCACTGTCACAACTGGAGGTGGAACTCGATGCACAG GTGATGCTGCTGGACCAGAAGTGGTATAACCTTGTGCAGTCTGCTCCATTCTACGaag cCATGTACATGCTGCAGGAACAGAACCAGAATGCCCTGCGTCTACACCCAGCAACCAGACACCAGCTTTGTTCCCCAGTTGGTCCTGACCCAGAAACGGAGCAGGGCTTTGACCAGAACCACAGAGTGATGGATAAACTGACCATGGATCAGATTGAGCCCCATCATCCCCTGCAGACAGCAGATACAGTGGCTGGTAAACTGACTGGAGATCAGCTGGAGTCAGGCCAGAGCATACAGACCGCAGACAGACGGCCAGATAATCAGAACTCGGATCAGCCCCAGTTGAGCCAGAGCTCCGAGAGAACAGAGATGGTCCCTGAGCCAATAAGAGCCAAGACACCACATCATTCTGAACCAATCAAATCCCAGACaccacagaacactgagccaataaGAGCCTGGTTGCCACAGAACTCCTCAGAACCACATCTGGACCAAGACGACACAG TCATTATCAAACAGGAGCCTGTGGACCCCGAGGTGGaacctcagccccagcctcagacCCAGCCTGAGGTGGACGccttaaagg gtgtgtgtgAGGTGGAGTACCAGGGGACCGTCCTAGGACACAGCCAAGAGGTGACACGTATAGGAGGGGCCACAGAGAACTCCCTTCACCCCACCAAGAACCTGAGAGACAACGTCAACAACAGCCTGCCTTTGGTCG gtCTCAGTGCAGTGATAGAGTGTTGCAGTGAGGGCCAGGTGCCCTTCTACCTGTGTGTGTCGTGTGGCAGCCAAATTGAAAAAGCTCTACTCTTCAGCCATGTCCTCAAATACAGACACCGACAGAAATACCTG ACGATGAGGTACCCGTGGTATTTCCTTGGTGTGGTACAAGCCCGAGGACTGGCAGAACAGTCCAGACTGATGCAGCTTGCTAAGGAGGTGGAGGAGCAGAACCATGATGAGCCTGGCAGACTACAGGAGGTGATTCTGGCCCCTGCTGACTTTAACGAGATCAAACAGATGCTGTTTGATAAAGGTGAGTGA